One window of the Natronomonas marina genome contains the following:
- a CDS encoding valine--tRNA ligase, producing the protein MSDTQDTATDEPDADRQLPAEYDPEEIEPDWQRQWVTDGTYAYREDADTRFTIDTPPPTVSGNLHMGHLYQFTLQDIVARYHRMADDTVYFPFGYDDNGIASERLTERELGIRHQDFSRREFQEKCRDVCTSYEEEFTEDVQSLAISVDWDNTYKTIEPRVQRISQLSFLDLYEQGREYRKRAPTIWCPDCETAISQVEQEDEDKATTFNDIAFDLVADVDGPVSGEERFTISTTRPELLPACVSVFVHPEDDENRHLVGGTARVPLFEQEVPIMADDRVDTETGSGVVMCCTFGDRNDIEWYQAHDLDLRLAIDESATMTEIAGDYEGMSTTEARQAIVEDLDSAGYLLESRPHDHTVQVHERCGVEVEYLVTEQWYIELLDRKDEYLQAGREMDWYPEKMFSRYKHWIDGLEWDWCISRQRDSGIPIPVWYCADCGDPVVADRESLPVDPLSADPPVDSCPTCGHDDFVPEEDVFDTWATSSLTPLINAGWDWDADRQDFVMEMPELYPFDLRPQGHDIISFWLFHTVVKCYEHTGEVPFENVMINGMVLDENREAMSKSKGNVIPPGEVLENFPVDAARYWAAGTSIGDDFPYKEGDLEAGERLLQKLWNASRLVDQLTPADAPDEPADLSAVDRWLLAELDATVESVTAKFDDYAFSKARNELRSFFWNTFCDDYLEIAKQRLSAGGDTSTEFTLVRAHRTFLKLFAPFLPHVTEELWRRLYDADRSVHTTDWPTAGGYDADLVAGETAMEVVSALRRYKTERGLPLNADLEHVEVYGHLGGLAEAVAETMHVERLDTYDEAPDVTTEISDIDLDYSVVGPEFGSDVGAIDDAIASGEYEIDGDTLVVAGEFELGPDLFEIEESRSYSGEGEMTETENAVVVVRSDEG; encoded by the coding sequence ATGAGCGACACACAGGACACAGCGACCGACGAACCGGACGCCGACCGACAGCTACCGGCGGAGTACGACCCCGAGGAGATAGAGCCCGACTGGCAACGACAGTGGGTAACCGACGGTACCTACGCCTATCGGGAAGACGCCGACACCCGCTTTACGATCGACACGCCGCCGCCGACGGTGTCGGGAAACCTCCACATGGGCCACCTCTATCAGTTCACCCTCCAGGACATCGTCGCCCGGTATCACCGGATGGCCGACGATACGGTCTACTTCCCCTTCGGATACGACGACAACGGCATCGCCTCCGAGCGTCTGACCGAGCGGGAACTGGGGATCCGCCATCAGGACTTCTCCCGGCGTGAGTTTCAGGAGAAGTGCCGGGACGTGTGCACCAGCTACGAGGAGGAGTTCACCGAGGACGTCCAGTCGCTCGCCATCTCCGTCGACTGGGACAACACCTACAAGACCATCGAGCCACGCGTCCAGCGGATCTCTCAACTCTCCTTTCTGGACCTCTACGAGCAGGGACGGGAGTACCGCAAGCGCGCGCCGACCATCTGGTGTCCGGACTGCGAGACGGCCATCTCGCAGGTCGAACAGGAAGACGAGGACAAGGCCACGACGTTCAACGACATCGCCTTCGACCTGGTCGCCGACGTCGACGGCCCGGTGTCCGGCGAGGAGCGTTTCACCATCTCCACGACGCGCCCGGAGTTGCTCCCGGCGTGTGTCTCCGTCTTCGTCCACCCCGAGGACGACGAGAACCGGCACCTCGTCGGCGGGACCGCCCGCGTGCCCCTGTTCGAGCAGGAGGTTCCCATCATGGCCGACGACCGCGTCGACACGGAGACGGGCTCCGGGGTAGTGATGTGCTGTACGTTCGGCGACCGAAACGACATCGAGTGGTACCAGGCCCACGACCTCGACCTCCGTCTCGCTATCGACGAGTCGGCGACGATGACCGAAATCGCCGGCGACTACGAGGGTATGTCCACGACGGAGGCCCGCCAGGCCATCGTCGAGGACCTCGATTCGGCGGGCTATCTGCTCGAATCCCGGCCCCACGACCACACCGTGCAGGTCCACGAACGCTGTGGCGTCGAGGTCGAGTATCTCGTCACCGAGCAGTGGTACATCGAACTGCTCGACCGGAAAGACGAGTACCTCCAGGCGGGCCGGGAGATGGACTGGTACCCCGAGAAGATGTTCAGTCGTTACAAACACTGGATCGACGGCCTGGAGTGGGACTGGTGTATCTCCCGCCAGCGCGACTCGGGCATCCCGATCCCGGTCTGGTACTGTGCGGACTGTGGCGACCCGGTCGTGGCCGACCGCGAGTCCCTCCCCGTCGACCCGCTCTCGGCGGACCCGCCGGTCGATAGCTGTCCGACCTGTGGCCACGACGACTTCGTTCCCGAGGAGGACGTCTTCGATACGTGGGCGACGTCGTCGCTGACGCCGCTGATCAACGCCGGGTGGGACTGGGACGCCGACCGGCAGGACTTCGTCATGGAGATGCCGGAACTCTACCCGTTCGACCTCCGGCCGCAGGGCCACGACATCATCTCCTTTTGGCTGTTCCACACCGTCGTCAAGTGTTACGAGCACACCGGCGAGGTGCCCTTCGAGAACGTGATGATAAACGGGATGGTGCTGGACGAGAACCGCGAGGCGATGTCCAAATCCAAGGGCAACGTCATCCCGCCCGGCGAGGTGCTGGAGAACTTCCCGGTCGACGCCGCCCGCTACTGGGCCGCCGGCACCTCCATCGGTGACGACTTCCCCTACAAGGAGGGCGACCTCGAAGCCGGCGAACGGCTGCTACAGAAGCTCTGGAACGCCTCCCGGCTGGTCGACCAGTTGACGCCCGCCGACGCGCCCGACGAGCCGGCCGACCTCTCGGCGGTGGACCGCTGGCTGCTGGCCGAACTCGACGCCACCGTCGAGTCCGTCACGGCGAAGTTCGACGACTACGCTTTCTCGAAGGCCCGCAACGAACTCCGGTCGTTCTTCTGGAACACGTTCTGTGACGACTATCTGGAGATCGCAAAGCAGCGACTTTCGGCGGGCGGCGACACCTCGACGGAGTTCACGCTCGTTCGTGCCCACCGGACGTTCCTGAAGCTGTTTGCACCCTTCCTCCCGCACGTCACGGAGGAGCTGTGGCGCCGACTGTACGACGCCGACCGGTCCGTCCACACGACCGACTGGCCCACCGCTGGCGGCTACGACGCGGATCTGGTGGCCGGCGAGACGGCCATGGAGGTCGTCTCCGCGCTCCGGCGATACAAGACCGAGCGCGGCCTGCCGCTGAACGCCGACCTCGAACACGTCGAGGTCTACGGTCACCTCGGGGGCCTGGCCGAGGCCGTCGCGGAGACGATGCACGTCGAGCGACTAGACACCTACGACGAGGCTCCCGACGTCACGACCGAGATCAGCGACATCGACCTCGATTACTCCGTCGTCGGGCCGGAGTTCGGCAGCGACGTCGGCGCCATCGACGACGCCATCGCGTCTGGCGAGTACGAGATCGACGGCGACACCCTCGTCGTCGCCGGCGAGTTCGAACTCGGCCCGGACCTGTTCGAAATCGAGGAGTCCCGGAGCTACTCCGGTGAGGGCGAGATGACGGAAACCGAAAACGCCGTCGTCGTCGTCCGATCCGACGAGGGGTGA